The genomic window TTGAAACTCCCAGAGCCCTTGAGGCTGCGGAGATCCGGAGGGTTGTAAAGCAGTTCGGCGCTGCCGCACGGAATGCCTTGGAAGCTGGATTTGATGGGGTCGAGGTTCACGGAGCTAACGGTTACCTGATCGATCAGTTCCTATGTGAGGGTTCCAACACTCGAACCGACGAATATGGGGGCTCCATCACCAACCGTATCCGTTTTCTCCGCGAAATTGTCGAGGAGGTCATCTCAGTCTGGGGGTCGAATAAAGTGGGCGTCCGTCTCACCCCTTCCAGCGTGTACGGGGATATGTTCAGCAGTGACAAACTGGAGCTCTATTCAACAGCCGTGAAGGAGCTGGACAAGTACGGTCTCGCCTACCTTCATCTTGTCGAACCAAACGTCAAAGGATCTGAAATTGTAGAAGCCGCCGCCGACGCCATCCCGACCAGTCACTTCCGGTCGCTTTACTCCGGGACAATTGTTGTCGCTGGCGGGCTAACCTTCGAAGCTGCCGAAAGGGCAGTGTTAGACGGGGTGGCCGATTTGGTCGGGTTTGGGAAAGCATTTATCGCAAACCCGGATCTGCCAGTCCGATACTTGAACGGAGCTCAGGTTCACGAGCCCGACAGCGCGCTCTACTACGGTGGAGATGAAGCCGGCTACACGGACTACCCCAGCTGCGCCGACGAAGAATATCTGGCGCGTCTCCGCGCACTGATAGTAGCTGGCCGGGTCTCGCAAGAGGATGTCCTGGCCTCACTGAACTCCGCAAATGCCGGGGAACAGATTGATGGCGGAGCCTACTACGCCCGTCTTGTGCTGAACCGAGAAGCCTCCTGACCAGTTGCAGGGCCGACGTCGGACGTGATCTGCGGCGCCGATCTCGAAGTCACTCAACGGAATTACTTCAGTAAGACTTGGAGATCGGCGCCTGCCGCGGACCACCAAGACGCCGATGTCAAAGTATGTTCATGGGAAGCCGGACTGGAGCCCAGACCGGGCCGCCTCGTCCTATGCATCTAAGGCTGTGTGTCGATGCGTGGTAAACCTTTCCCGTCACCTTTTGTAAGCAGTAGGTCCAAGGTCAAGTTGGTCGGATAACTTGGCGCACCCCACGAACTCCCGTTGCCTCCAGGCCAACGCCCTGCGCTCGGGCTGAGGTTGGGCGAGATCCAGATTTGGCTATGCGTAGGGGATAAGCGTTTACTGCGAGGATTTCGTAAAACCCTTGACTACTTTGGCCGGGTTGGCATACGGTTTCAGCAACCCCTAATTGACAATCTCCAGACGAAGGAGTCAGGACATGAGTAGTCTTCAAGACAAAGTAGCGATCGTGACCGGTGCCGGGCAGGGAATAGGGCAGGGCATCGCCCTTACCCTCGCCGCGCACGGCGCCAAAGTACTGGTCACCGACCTTGACGAGGCCAGGGCCAAGACGACTGCCGCGAGCATCCAGGCTTCAGGCGGCGCAGCCTTGGCACTGCAGCAGGACGTATCGGATCTCAGCTCCATGGGCCGCATTAAGGATGAGGCTCTTGCGACCTTCGGGGGCCTGGACATCCTGGTAAACAATGCCGGTGTAGCGATGCAAAAGCCCTTTGATGAGGTCACGGAAAAGGATTGGGACTTCATCAACGACATCAACAGCAAAGCGTTGTTCTTTGCCTGCCAGAGCGTCGCTAAGTACTTCCGCGAGCGTAAGTCCGGCAAAATCGTCAATATCGCCTCGTTCTGCGGCAAGCAGGCCATTGTTGAATACGCCCCCTACAACGCCTCAAAATTCTCCGTTGTCGGAATCACCCAGACATTGGCCTTGGAACTTGGTCCTTACGGAATCAACGTCAACGCCGTCTGCCCTGGAGTCGTTAAGACACCATTGTGGGAGGCTCTTCCGCCAGAACAGTGGGCCATGCAGGAGGAAAAGATTCCCCTCCGTCGCGGACAAACTGCAGAAGAAATTGGCGAAGCGGTGGCATTCCTCGCCTCAGAGCGTGCGCGGAGCATTACCGGAGCCAGCCTGCCGGTTACCGGCGGATTGGCGATGTGGTAACCATGAGCTCCCTTTTCGAACCGCTGGAAATCCGCGGAATGACCCTGAAAAACAGGGTCGCGATGTCCCCGATGCTCATGTACATGGCCGGTGACGATGGACTAGTAACTGAACGGCATTTCGTTCACTACGGCGCACGTATTCTGGGCGGCGTAGGCCTGGTCATGACAGAAGTCGTGGCGGTCGAACCACGCGGGCGCATCAGCCGTCAGGACCTGGGTCTTTGGGCAGACACTCAGATCGAAGGATTGAGCCGCCTTACAGGTTTCGCCCACGACTGCGGCGCCAAGATCGGGATTCAGCTCGCCCACGCAGGCAGAAAATCGACGGCGCAGGGTAAAGGCGTTGGTCCTTCCGCTATCGCCTACGGTGAATTTCCTGCCCCTCAGCCGTTGGATGTTGCCGAACTCCGGAGCATTGTCGATGCATATCGTCAGGCTGCTGTGCGGGCTGACCGGGCAGGGTTCGATTGCCTTGAAATTCATGCCGGCCACGGCTACCTGCTCCATGAATTTCTCTCGCCTATCTCAAACCTAAGAACGGACGAGTACGGAGGATCGGCCCAGGGCAGGGCCAAACTGACGCTCGATGTCATGGCCGCCATCCGGGAGGTGTGGCCGTCCGAAAAGCCGGTCTTCGTCCGTGTTTCGGCCGAGGATGGAGTAGACGGGGGTATTTCGCTTGAAGAAACTGATGGGTTGGTAAAGCAGCTGGTCAGCTTGGGTGCTGATCTGATCGACGCTTCCAGCGGAAACATCACCCCGGGTTATTCAGGCCGTATCTTCCCCGGATACCAAGCTAAATACTCGCAGCGGATCAAAGAGTCCTGCGGTGTCCTTACGGGGACAGTTGGATCGATCAGCACCGCGGAGGTAGCGGAGCTGGTTGTGTCCTCCGGAAGCGCTGACCTTGTCTTCGTGGGCAGGGCACTCCTAAGGGATCCGCACTGGACCCTCAATGCTGCCAAGACAGCAGGAGTTGAGCTTGATCTTCCCATTCCCACTTACGCCAGGGCAACAGGGCCCTACGACCGCGGCTTCTAGCGCGCCGGCAAACTAACAAGGAGGAATCATGTCAGGAAGACTTGAGGGCAAAGTCGCTCTTATTACAGGCGCGACCGGAGGCCAGGGCTCGGAAGAGGTCAAACTTTTTGCCAGAGAAGGCGCGAAGGTTGTCATCGCCGACATTTCGCACGAGCGCGTAAAGATGCTGGCAGAGGAAATTGAATCCACAGGCGGCGAAGCGCTTCCAATCGTTCTGGATATTTCACAGGAGACTGACTGGGAGGCCGCGATCGCCTCAACCGAGGAACACTTCGGGCGGTTGGATGTCTTGATAAACAATGGGGGTGTTATCAGCCTTGCCGGTATCGAAGCCTCAGAACTCGAAGAATGGAACTGGATCCTCTCAGTCAACCAAACTGGAACCTGGCTTGGTATGAAGCACAGTGTTGGCCTGATGCGCAAGGGCGGGCGGGGAGGCTCTATCATCAACCTGTCTTCCATTTATGGTGTGGTAGGCAGCGGCGACTGCGCCGCTTACACAGGGACCAAGGGCGCCGTGCGCCTTCTAACCAAGACGGCAGCTGTTGAATTCGCCAAAGACAATATCCGGGTCAACTCCATACTCCCCGGGCTCATTGACACACCGATGACCAAGGCCGTGCTGGAGCAGTTCGGCAACCAACATCCCGACATTGTCCGGACCCCCCTCGGCAGGGCAGGTCGGCCGGAAGAAATCGCCTACGGCGCCCTCTTTCTCGCCAGCGATGAGTCTTCGTTCATTACCGGAACCGATCTGCTTATCGACGGCGGTCGAACCGCCAACTAGGCACCAACCAACCAGCCGGTAGCGAGCCTGCGCACGATAGAAAAGGATATTTATGGCTTACACAGTAGTCTTCCTCACCCGGCGTAAGCCTGGATTGACCTTCGAGCAGTTCACTGATCACTACCTGACGACACACTTCGAGCTTGCCTCGCGTGTGCCGGGACTGGTGTCTTACCGGCAGCAGCCGGTACGGCACGATGGTGCTCCTTTACTGGAAGATTCGGCCCCTGCTTACGATGCGGTTTCGGAGTACAGCTTCGCCAGCGACGAGGACGCCAGGAAGGCACTTGCCTCCCGAGAGTGGGCGGCGCTAAATGAGGATACGGGGGAGTTTATCGATTGGCCTACTGTGGTCACTCTTCCGGTTCGAGATGCCCACGTCTTCGGGGGGCAGGTAGTACCGGAGTAACGCGGCGGGAAGCTGATAATGATAGGAAGTAAGGGGCGGGAGGACACTCCCGCCCCTTACTTATTGGGGAGTGTCTCCCAAAATCAGCACCACGAAGGTCGAAATGCTGGAGGGGTGTCACCCATTTTGGGGTCAGAACCAGTGGTGCTCGCCAGGCGCCCGGTGTTTCGCTTCTTCTGAGGGGACGCGGGATCGGATCCATGCCAGACTTCTGGCTGAGGCGGACACTGCGGGGCCAGAAGCCTGGGCTGCTTCGGTGGATTCGACCATCAACCGGGCCAAGGTAACTCATCTCGGGAAAACGCCCACCACTGCGTAAACCGGGGCATTGGAACTCTAACGCCGTGCCCTCTGACCAGATCGAGAATCGCAAGCACCGCGGTTCACGAGGCGGCCGCCCCGTGAACTTAGACTCCGATGCCTACAAGCGCCGCAACACTGTTGCGAGGTCTTTCCGCCTCTTCAAACCATGGCGCACCATCGCCACCCGGTAAGACCAGCCTGCTCTGCACTGACCCGCCGCGCGGGCGTCATCCTTGACGCCGTCGTCATCTGGTTTCGGCAATTAAAGGGTCGTGCTTGCGCGGCGCAGACGTTTCGCTTCTGTGGTGCAACGGAAAGACCGCCGGGACGCCGGAGGCGCCCCGGCGGTCTTAACGCCGGATATTCAGAATGCCGGCTACGAGTATGAGACAGTGAACCTCTCATTGTGATGCTGCGGATTGCAAATCTCGTCGACCAATGCCAGCGCGTAATCACTACCAGAAATGGTGGACCTGCCGTTGGAGTCAGCCAGGACATGGTCCTTACCCTTCCGATAAGAACCCTGCTTTGTACCCGCGAAGGCCGCCCCGAACTGGGCCGGCGGACTGAGGTAAAACCAGTTTGCAGGACCCCGGTATGAGCGCAGGATGTCGAGAACTTCTGCCTGCTGAGTTGCCTGCGGCTTGAATGCTTCCGGGAATGTGGGTTGCTCGAGCACTGTGATCTTCCCGTCGCCGGTCAGAAGGGTGCCTGATCCTCCCACGAATGCAAGCCTGGCACCTGAGGTTTCTGCAGCCTGCAGAAGATGCGGCACGGCGGAGGCCAAGCGAGCGTCGTCCGTCATTTTGACCGCGGAGATAATCACGTCGGCGCCCTCGCTGACCTGATGGACAAGCGAGGCGTCCAGAACCGAGCCCTGTACCCACGTCACTCGTGGTTGCTCCATGCTGTCCTGACCGCTGCGGGAAACAGCCGTCACAGAGAAATCTCTGGAAAGAAGTTCCAGCAGGATGTGGCCCCCGGCGAATCCGGTGGCTCCAAAAATCACTGCCCTTGGCATATGGGACCTTTCTTCAAGCGAATCGGGTGGTGAGGGTTAGTGGTAGGTGGCGCCCCTGTACTGGCGCGTCCAGTAGTCGATTTCTTCGCCGAGTTCGTGGGCGGCACGCAGTGCGAAATGGGGGTCGCGGATCATTTCCCGCCCCAGCATGACGGCCTCCGCTCGTCCGGAGGCTACGATGGCTTCCGCCTGTGACGAGGTTGTAATGAGTCCAACTGCATTCACGGGAACGTCCCCGTGCTTGCTGATGTGTTCTCCCAGGGGAACCTGATATCCGGGCTCCACAGAGATAAAGATGCCATTCAAAATACCCCCGCTGGAGATGTCGAAGAAGTCAGCGCCGGCGTCCTTACACCAAGCGGCCACTTTCGCATTCTGGCTTTCGTCCCATCCGCCCTCGGTCCAGTCCGTACCGGAGAAACGCACGAAAAGGGCGAGGCCTTCGCCGATGGCTTCGCGCACGTTCTTTACGATGCGGAGAAGGAGCTTGGCACGGTTCTCCAGGCTGCCTCCGTACTCGTCCGTCCTGAGATTGCTGAGCGGGGACAGGAACTGATGGAGCAGGTAGCCATGAGCCGCGTGGATCTCAATAACGTCGAATCCTGCATCCTTGGACCGAACCGCAGCCGCGACAAAGTCATCCACCACCTCGTCGATTCCGGCGGTCTCAAGTTCCAGGGGAATGTCGAACCCCGGGTAGGCGATGGCAGACGGAGCTACGGTTTTCCAGCCTCCCTCAGAGAGGGGTTTGGTTGTTCCACATTTTTCGTGGAACAACTTGTAATCGGAAGCCTTGCGCCCTGCGTGCGAGAGCTGGATCCCTGCAGCGGCGCCTTGAGAATGAATAAAACGGGCGATCCGCGCCCATGCATCCCGTTGATCGTCGTTCCACATGCCGGTGTCTTCACTCGTTATCCGGCCCTCAGGGCTTACCGCAGTCGCTTCTGCGAAGATTAGCCCGGCACCGCCGGCAGCGGTCTGCCCCAAGTTGACCAAGTGCCAATCGTGCGGGATGCCGTCATGGTCATCGACCGAGTACTGGCACATGGGTGACACCCAGATGCGGTTACGGATCGTCGTATCTCTGATCCTAAGCGGCTGGAACAACGCTGACTTCGCCACAAGGACTCTCTTTTCCGTGAAAGGGTTGGAACCACACTTGTCGTGATCAGCCGCAGCATGGTTTGATTTCGACCATCCGGCTGTGCATGCCGCACCCGTTGGAGGAAGTGCAGCAGCTGATGCGAGATGCAAGTCACAGGCAGGGCTACCTGTATTCAAAACGTTCAAGGCTTGATTGTCAAGCATTTTACTTTTAGTCCCTGTGATTCACCCATGCCTGCTGCCCCGCGTGGTTGAGCTTTTCGAGCAGGTCAATGAAGGTCTGTAGCTCTTGGGGGGACAGGGGCGACGCCCATTCCTGCTCCCGCTCGTTATGGAGAAGGAAGATGCGCTCAAATGACTTCGCACCGTCGGGAGTTAGCGCGAGTATGACGCCGCGCCGGTCCGACCGATCAGGCTCTCTGGTCATGTGCCCGGCAGCTTCCAAGGTGTTCGTGAGACTGGACACGGCAGCGCGGCTCATGCCGGACAATTTTGCGGCCTTCTTCGATTCAATTGCTCCCGACACCCAGACCGTAAAGAGGAGCCTGAAGGCCGCCCAGCTCCAGCCTGCGGGGCGATGAACCGTCGACTCAAGGTCATAAATGACTGCATTACTGACCCTATGCAGTAGTAGGACCATTTGCATTGCGCCTGGGTCAACCTGAGGTAGCCGCCGATGCGTCACGCCCACAGCGATATCGGAAAAGGATAGAAAATCACTGTGCGACACATCGGGGGGCTGCGATTCGTCGCTGATTGCGTCACTTGAGCCTGTGCCCATGCTCGGTCGTGTCCCCTGTCTGCCGGAAAGGTCTGCCATCGTGCTCTCCGTTCGGTCGATGCCCTGCGGGCGATCGCCCTATCATCAAACTTTTTACTACCTCAAGTCCAGCATGTCGTGTCAATGCGGAAGATGTTAGAGCCAAGGTCTAGCGCCACGGCCCGGAGTGGTCTATTGTCCTTCCTACAAGAAGTAAAGCCTTTTACTATTCTCAATCTGCGGGGTAGACCTAGCCTCACCCTGTTGCCACTTCTCAATTGCGAGGTCAACGATGACTACCGAAGTTCAGTCCCCCCTTCCTTCCTGGGGCCGTTCCCAGGCTTTTGTGCCGGTGCCCAATAACGCGGTTCCCGTAAACGAGTTCCATCTCGCTGACCGTTTGGCCATCCTCGACGCCTTGGCGCGTTATGCGTGGACGTACGATGAGCGGCAGATCGTGGCTTTGGGCAATTCATTCACCGAGGATGCCGTGTGGGAAGGCTCTGTCGCCGGCGAGTTCCGCATCGAACCGATTCGCGGACGCGAGGCGATCTCGTCTTGGCTTCAGGAGCACATGGCCAACCAACCGGACCAGCGCCGGCACAACATGACGAACCACGCTTTCATCTCACAGGACGCCGATTCCGCTGAGGTGACCTCCTACCTCTTGCTCACCTCTGCCAGTGGGGGAGAGGTCAAACTTGTAACGACCGGGTTCTACAAGACCAAGCTGGTTAAGGCGTCGTCGGGTGAGTGGCTCATTGAACACATCTTCGGCGGTTTTGACACACCCTTCTAGCCACGTACCCGGCATCTTCGGCGTTTTAGCCCGACCGTTTAATACACATTCGACAATGCGAGTTAGTCCCTGAGCGATCAGGGTGCGCGCCCGAGAGCGTCACCCTTCGTTGAGGCCGACAGGTCATTATGTCGCCCCAAAAATACCCAGTGAGCTGTGAGAGGCCTCCTATGGATCCCCAATCTTCATCACGTGAGGCGGCGCCGTCGGCGCTCCAAATCACGAACTTTTCCAAAACGTTCGCGGGACAGAAGGCCCTGGACGACGTTTCATTTGCCGTACCGAGGGGGAAGATCACGGCACTCTTGGGCATGAACGGCTCCGGCAAGTCAACCTTGATCAAAATACTCGCCGGCGTCTACCAGCCAGACACAGGAGGCAGACTCGAAGTAGGAGGCCAGGACGTGCCCCTGCCCCTTACTCCGGAGACCGCGCATAGGCAGGGCCTGCGATTCCTTCATCAGGACGTAGGCCTGGTCGACAGCCTGTCCATAGCTGACAACTTTGCCTTCGTGGACAGGTTTCGGGCCCCAGGCGTGCTTGGGCCCATTAATCACCGAAAGCAGTACGACCACGTCGCCGCGACTTTGGCAAAGTTCGGCGTCGAACAGCATCCTGGGACCTTGGTGGGCAAACTCAACCCCTCGCATCGGACGATGATCGGCCTCGCCCGCGCCTTTCAGGACGAGGAGGAATCAGGTGTAAAAGCCTTCGCCCGCAATGTCGTCGTTCTAGATGAACCGACAGCGTCTCTGCCCGCAAGCGAAGTCGAAACTATCCTGACGTCACTGGAGGAACTCAAGGCCAACGGTGGGACAGTTATCTATGTCAGTCACCGAACGGAAGAAGTTAAACGCCTCGCCGACCATATGGTGATTCTCCGCGACGGCAAACTCGTCGCCGACGAACCAACGGCAGAATTGGGCATCGACGACATCGTCACCCGCGTCGTAGGCAAGAAGATCGAAAGGACCCGCATACCCCGCTCCTCCGAGCGAGAAGGCAGCGTAGTGCTGTCCGCCTCCGGAGTCACAGGCGCACGGCTGCGTGGAGTGGATTTCCACGTCCGGTCCGGCGAAATTGTCGGTATAGCTGGACTAGTGGGATGCGGACGCAGCGAACTGGTACGAATCTTGGCCGGCGCCCAACTACCCACGGCTGGGACCATGCTGCTCCACGGCGAGGACTATTCGCCGAGAACTCCAGCCGACGCCATTCGCGCAGGAATCGCGAGCGTTCCCCAGGAACGCCGCCGCGAAGGAATCGTCCTACCCATGACCGTCAAAGAAAACATCACTCTGGGCCGACTTCGCTCGTTCACCCAGGGGGGCACCCTGAGCGGGAAGAAGGAGTTCGCAGGAGCACGTGACTTGGTAAATCGCTTCAGCGTCAAGCCCAACGACCTTTCCCGGGTCATCGGACTACTCTCGGGCGGCAACCAGCAAAAGGTCGTCGTAGCCCGGGCAGCAGGCTACGGAGGCGTTGCCCTGATCCTGGATGAACCCACGCAGGGCGTCGATGCCCTTGCCAAACAGGAGATAGCCAACACCATTCGGGAGCTCGCCAGCCAAGGGCTGGCAGTTGTGCTCGCATCCACAGACTTCGAAGAGTTCGTCGGACTCTGCGACCGCGTCGAAATCCTTGATCGGGGCAAAGTAGTTGCCACCGCTGAAGGCGACGACATCAACGAGGAACGGCTCGCCCTCCTGTGCGCGCGGCCAGAAAAGGCAGCCTAGGTCATGAAAATAAGTCAACCCCGCGTCGAACCGACGCCCCTGCCCCCTCAGAAGGACACCATGAGTACTACAGCACAAACCTCTTCGGTCGGGCATGCGCGCCCGAAACGCAAACTCGATCTCGGGTCGCTGGGGACGTCCTATGGGGTCATAGTGTTCCTTGTCGTAATGGTCATCGCTTTCTCCATCATGCTGCCGGCGACATTCCCGTCCGCGGATAATGCCAAAGCAATCCTCTCGGACCAGTCCATACCCGTTATCTTGGCACTGGCCGCCATCCTGCCCCTAGCTGCAGGTGAGTTCGATCTCTCGCTCGGTGCCACCCTGGGCTTTAGCGCCATCACCGCCATCTCGGTGTCGAATGCAGGTGCTCCGCTGCCGGTCGTCCTTTTGGTTTCCGTCCTCGTCGGCGCCCTTGTCGGCACTGTCAATGCCGTCCTAGTCGTCTTCGTCAAGGTAAACGCTTTTATTGCCACCCTTGCCTCAGCAACCATCCTTGGAGGTCTCAATCTCCTGGTAACTGGAAGCTCGCTGCTTGTGCTGGAGTCCGATGAGTTCGGCGCACTAACCGTGACTAAAGTAATGGACCTCCAAATCGTTCTGGCCTATGCCGTCGTCCTGGCAGTCGCTTTGTACTACGTCCTGGAAAAGACACCCTTTGGACGTTACCTCCGTGCCACTGGCATGGGACGCGATGCCGCGCGGTTGAGCGGGGTACGAGTCGACAGGTATTTGGCGGCCTCCTTCATCCTCGCGGGAGTCCTGGCCGCTCTTGCTGGCGCGCTGGTGGCTTCCCGGGGAGGAACAGCTGCACCTTCATTGGGGCCGGAATTCCTACTCCCCGCTTACGCAGCCGCCTTCCTGGGCGCAACAACAATCAAGCCCGGTTACTTCAACGTTTGGGGCACCGTCATTGGTGTCGTTCTGCTCGCCGTGGGCAGCAACGGGCTGACCTTGATGGGAGCCCAGACATGGGTAACGAACGTGTTCAACGGCGTTGCACTCATGGTTGCCGTGTCTGCTTCGGTACTTGTTGGGCGCCGCAGGAAAAAGGCCGTTTAGCAAGCAGCCATCAATCCGTATTAGCAATCAAAGAATATTCGAGAGGCAATTCAATGAAGAATACCCAACAGAGGCGCGCTGGTCTGGCCGCTTTAGGGGTCAGCGCCATTTTGGCTCTGACCGCCTGCGCTGGAGGAAGCGGATCAAGCAACCCCGGAGCTACGGGCAACGCGGATATCTCCGCCGCACAAAAGGTCGTGGAGGAAGCCCAAGCAGCTGTTACCAAGTTCGACTTTCCCACTGAAAGCGTTCAGGTTCAGAAAAATAAATTAGTCATTGGCATTCCCTGCGCTTACGCGGCAGAAGGTTGTAAGCGTGGCGTCGACGCCGTGGAAGAAGCAGCCAAATCCCTCGGCTGGCGCTACCAGATGATCGATCCGGCCGGTGACCCGGACAAGATGCGAGCGGCTGTTCGGACCGCAATTCAACTCAAGGCGGATGGGATTTTCCTTGGTGCCACTCCTCCCGCAGTTGTAAAGGCAGACGTGGCTGCAGCCCGTGCTGCCGGTATTAAAGTGGTGAATATGTACGAACCAGCACCCGCGGACTTTGCTGATGCTAACTCCACACAGGATCATATCCTCGCTGGAAAGTGGAACGCGGCCTACGTTGCCGTAGCAACGAAAGGTGCTGCGAAGGCCATCTCCATCAACGACCCCGAATTCCAATCGGTCGTGGAGTGGCACCAGGGGTTCGTGGAGGGTTTGAAAGAGGTGTGCGCTTCCTGCCAGGTGCTCAAGGAAGTCAACTTCCAGATTGCCAACCTCCAGACCCAAGTCCCCACCGACTTCCAGGCCACACTGCAGGCCAACCCCACTGCAAATGCGGTATGGACCGCCTATGACCCCGTCGCCTTGGCCATTGCACCCGTCATCAAACGCTCAGCCCAAGACGGCAAACTGACTGTCGTATCACACAACGGAGACGCAGCTGCATTAGAGGCTATCAAGGCCGGCGACCAGCCATTCCACGGCACGGTGGCTTACAACATTGAGTGGCAGACATACGCTGCGGTTGACCAGATGGTCCGGCTGTTCGACGGAAAACTTCCGGACGCCCTCAAGACCGTCTACGTGCCCGAGAAACTCATCACCAAGGATAACGTCACGACAATTCCTTGGGACGGGGACATCGATTGGAAGTCCGCGTACACCAAGCTCTGGAAGACGAGCTGATCCGACGGAAGTGACGAGCGGGGGAAGGAACTCCTTCCCCGCTCGTCACTTCCCTTTTAAGGCAACGCTAAAATGCTGGCCGGTTCCATCCAACGTAAGCATAACCAACACCTAGGAAAGGCAACCTTATGACTGACAGCGACACACTTGATACTTGTACCCCGGCATGGGCCCACGCCAAAGGATTTCTTTCGCTGGGAGCCCCAAGGGCCGTGCCAACTACTTTTCAGGAAATTGCCGACCGAGATTTGGCCCGTGAGAGCGCGCTCCGATACAGCTACGCATACGACGAGAGGCGGCTAGATGTCCTGCACGATCTTCTGACTACCGACGCCAAATTCTCCATCAGCATCAGCGGCGGTGAGGTACATGCGGAATCAGGGCGGGAAACGGTAGTCGAGTGGCTCTCGGGAATCATGAACGGCCAGGACGACCAGCGCAGGCACCTGGTGACCAACATTATTGTCGAGGACATCACAGATTCCACGGCAGTTATCGTGACTTACTTGGCAGTGTATAGCGTGAGAGAAACTGCTCAGCTTGCAACAACCGGTTTCTACCGTTTTGAACTTGCCAAAGAGGGCCCCCTTTGGCTCATATCCCATATCTTTGACGGGCTGGACCGCCCCTTCTAACAGGGACAAGCGAAGGCACAGGTCAGGCTTTATCATGCACCTCCATGACTCCACGGAAGCTGCTTAATCGCTGCGGGGATGAGACGCCGCCGAATCCAACTCAAAAGCCCGCCTCACCGCGAACTCGAATTGCGGTAAGGCGGGCTTTTCGGCTGTTATGTACTCGTGCGTCCTGC from Arthrobacter sp. StoSoilB20 includes these protein-coding regions:
- a CDS encoding sugar ABC transporter ATP-binding protein; this encodes MDPQSSSREAAPSALQITNFSKTFAGQKALDDVSFAVPRGKITALLGMNGSGKSTLIKILAGVYQPDTGGRLEVGGQDVPLPLTPETAHRQGLRFLHQDVGLVDSLSIADNFAFVDRFRAPGVLGPINHRKQYDHVAATLAKFGVEQHPGTLVGKLNPSHRTMIGLARAFQDEEESGVKAFARNVVVLDEPTASLPASEVETILTSLEELKANGGTVIYVSHRTEEVKRLADHMVILRDGKLVADEPTAELGIDDIVTRVVGKKIERTRIPRSSEREGSVVLSASGVTGARLRGVDFHVRSGEIVGIAGLVGCGRSELVRILAGAQLPTAGTMLLHGEDYSPRTPADAIRAGIASVPQERRREGIVLPMTVKENITLGRLRSFTQGGTLSGKKEFAGARDLVNRFSVKPNDLSRVIGLLSGGNQQKVVVARAAGYGGVALILDEPTQGVDALAKQEIANTIRELASQGLAVVLASTDFEEFVGLCDRVEILDRGKVVATAEGDDINEERLALLCARPEKAA
- a CDS encoding ABC transporter permease; the encoded protein is MSTTAQTSSVGHARPKRKLDLGSLGTSYGVIVFLVVMVIAFSIMLPATFPSADNAKAILSDQSIPVILALAAILPLAAGEFDLSLGATLGFSAITAISVSNAGAPLPVVLLVSVLVGALVGTVNAVLVVFVKVNAFIATLASATILGGLNLLVTGSSLLVLESDEFGALTVTKVMDLQIVLAYAVVLAVALYYVLEKTPFGRYLRATGMGRDAARLSGVRVDRYLAASFILAGVLAALAGALVASRGGTAAPSLGPEFLLPAYAAAFLGATTIKPGYFNVWGTVIGVVLLAVGSNGLTLMGAQTWVTNVFNGVALMVAVSASVLVGRRRKKAV
- a CDS encoding sugar ABC transporter substrate-binding protein, with protein sequence MKNTQQRRAGLAALGVSAILALTACAGGSGSSNPGATGNADISAAQKVVEEAQAAVTKFDFPTESVQVQKNKLVIGIPCAYAAEGCKRGVDAVEEAAKSLGWRYQMIDPAGDPDKMRAAVRTAIQLKADGIFLGATPPAVVKADVAAARAAGIKVVNMYEPAPADFADANSTQDHILAGKWNAAYVAVATKGAAKAISINDPEFQSVVEWHQGFVEGLKEVCASCQVLKEVNFQIANLQTQVPTDFQATLQANPTANAVWTAYDPVALAIAPVIKRSAQDGKLTVVSHNGDAAALEAIKAGDQPFHGTVAYNIEWQTYAAVDQMVRLFDGKLPDALKTVYVPEKLITKDNVTTIPWDGDIDWKSAYTKLWKTS
- a CDS encoding nuclear transport factor 2 family protein; this encodes MTDSDTLDTCTPAWAHAKGFLSLGAPRAVPTTFQEIADRDLARESALRYSYAYDERRLDVLHDLLTTDAKFSISISGGEVHAESGRETVVEWLSGIMNGQDDQRRHLVTNIIVEDITDSTAVIVTYLAVYSVRETAQLATTGFYRFELAKEGPLWLISHIFDGLDRPF